The segment ACAGAGAGAAGCCTTGTTCGTCGTCGGAGATTCATCTAGAAGTCTCTACTCTCGTTTCGTCATCTTCCTCTTACGATCTCATAGCCTTCTCGTCGTCGTTGAGCTTTctctctgttcttcctctcCGTCGGATGGGTGAAATCGAAGACTTCTTTCATTAATGCCGACGAGACAGTCACATCTCTTCACACAAGGTAATCAATTTCTTCTATATTCTCTCATCTAACATGAAATCGATGTGCTGTTCCATTTAACCTAGTTTTTGTGTAAACCGATTTATAATGTTTCTTAAGGCAAATTTGTTTTGTGGGTTGGTTAATCATCTTACAAACCACGATTAAGTACACATCATGTagataattttgattttctttttttgttatcgTTTAAGGTTATAGAAAGGGAGAACATTTGGTCCAATTGAAACAATGGTGTCCGATTGGATGTAGAGTAGTTGAAAAAATTGGTCTTCAAATGTAGAGTAGTTGTTCCTTCTATTGTGTTTGCATTCTTAGTTAGTTCTTGTCTGATTGAAACAATGGTTGTAGAATATGTTCTTCCTTTGTTTATGCTCTCATAGCCCACAATTTTCTCTTTCAATCTAGACATGCTTGTTGTTAATATTCAAGATCGATTTTTCTCTTATTAAATTGTTggttcttttaaaattttaaactattggAATACATATTCTAGGATCAGGACAATATGAAAGTAAAAATAGCTTTAGTTTGTGTCATTATTTTGTGAATGGTATTGATATTTAACAAATTGAACTAAAGATGATCTCATGGCTTGTATATATGTCGGGGGAGTTACCAAAGAGGCTTTTTAAGGAGGGCGAGGAGCCTCAGGTGTCTCAAATCAATAACAACTGCAGGGATCGACTACATAATTAAGAAGTTCAAAGCGTGGATGCCAAAGGAGCTGGATGTTGTGAAGAAAGATCTGGTGTGTACAATTAAGAAGTACACCTGTCACCATACACTATCGTCGATGTGCCTGTGCAAAAGAGATTGAACAAGTCTTGTTGTGATTGCGGTGCGTACGCACTCAAATACTTGGAATGCCATCTGCTTGGTCTCGACATCAACTTAGTGAAAGACGAAATAATTCAAGGTTGCAGACAGAAGATTGGCGTGGAATTATGGGAGGCTACACACGATCCTGTTTATGCTGAGGTTATGAAAACCTATGTGCCTTCACCATGGGAGAGGTCTCAGGTCTTCGATCTGGAAGAAGATTAATAGTGTCTAACTagtgctttgttttttttttgaattatgaGGCAAAACTCTAGGTTTTTATGCTTTTATGAAACATTTGATAACTCTAACTTTGCTTTTCtatgaagtatttttttttggaaaaatatggtAGCCCTTAAAATACCCTAAACAAACCCCTaaagttatttggaaaccattaccctaaacataccctaaatttAGTAACCCTTATAATACCCTAAACATATCCTaaagttatttggaaaccattaccctaaacataccctaaacatatcctaaagttatttggaaaccattaccctaaacataccctaaatttAGTAACCCTTATAataccctaaacataccctaaagttatttggaaaccattatccctaaacataccctaaatttAGTAACCCTTATAataccctaaacataccctaaagttatttggaaaccattatccctaaacataccctaaatttAGTAACCCTTATAataccctaaacataccctaaagttatttggaaaccaTTATCCCTAAACAGACCCTTAagtgttttgaaaacattaCCCCTAAACACCAAACAAAAGCCAAAATAAAACCTAAACATACCCTGATCTATTCACTTATTATGTAGATTGAtcacttaaataattaattatataaaattatcaataattttcaaaaattatctcCTTCTTTGATCTATGTTTTAACACTTGTTTAGAGGATTCAAAGTTAAACTACAAACGATCTGGAAGTGTGATATActcgaaaattttgtttttttttctgatataCCTTAGGTATAGTACACGTTATAGGTGTATGAAACGGCGCCATTTTGTCTAATTTTTTGACCTACTCTATTTTCTTCCTCATTCTTATTCGACAGAGTAATATACAGCGGCGACAAATATGGAGAACGACTCCACTGGTCGCTGCAACTACACATCCATTCACCAGATTTAACATAGATTAGAACCATGTTGTAatgatagagagaagagagaagagaatggAATAGGGAGGAAGAAGAATAGAATATGGGATAGTCGATGAAGAGATCGTGGGAGGAGGAGAATATCGTGGAGAAAATATTCTCCAAGATATTTGGGGATAGATTTAGAAAACATCTATAACCgaatatggaagtttccatatttttcggATTTGCCTAGAAAACATATCATACCTAAGCCTTAACACTGTACAGTATGTGGGAGACCTATTCTATCTAAGACGTCACATAAGTTAAAAGGTACATGACCTTAATTTCACAAAAAGTACGTAAGGTATATCATAGAGTTGTGGTTATTTATCGTTATATAACCTTAGGTATAGTGAAGAGATCTTGCTAGATTGAAACGTCACAAAATGTACCTAAGATATATATGACAAGGAAACCTAAATAACGTTTTATACCAAGGatatatcgatgtataaaacttatatttcgATTTCTAGGTAAAATAGATCACCAGAATGTGTATTCTAACCTGGGttagaaagtaaaataaaatatgattccaatttttttttaaaaaaactttaaatatataaattgtcatacttatgtttccaatagttttcatatttttgtatatttttttatttaagtttactatttttctcatcAACCAAGGGTAAAATAAGTCCAAAAttgccaaaagtatgaaaagtcttaaagtgacaaacaaaaaaataatatgtctcttttttccaattctccctTATATAAATTCTGATTGTTGAAGATTCAGTTGTTCCAGTAATAAAATACAGGATTTTGtatgtaaattttgttttagctaaaaaaatcgttaattttgtttaaatcattatatatatatatatcaagagaATACAATAtctgaaaagaaataaaaataaataaaagtagaagattgACGTTGACGAAGTCCCGACTTAAATACGCGGGGGGAAGCAAAATGACCGGCGCAGGGGTCATTCATTCCGTTACTAAGATTCTTTCGATAGCGACTGAAGAACACGCGCGAAATCCTAAACCGGTCGGTTAATACAATTGAAACTATATAATCCCCCCCCCCATTTATTCATTGcttaaatccaaaaaaaaaaagaaacggcCGAATCTCACTCTCTCTCTATTGATATCGTCGTCGTCGGATAAACTCAGTCGCCGCCTAAACTCCGGCGACACTCGGTAGATCCTCTAAACCCGAACTGCTTCCGTATAGCTATTATCTCTCTGTAGTTTTCGAATAGTAATAGTGTTCTGAGGTCGATCGGACTCCGATTTGCTTCTATTCCGGTGGTTGTTCGTTCGCATTGATTCGATTGTTGTATTGTATTGTATATATAGTGATTTCTGCATCTTACTGTTACTGTTTGATTGAagaagagagggagagggagatgGATGATAGAGGAGGCTCGTTCGTGGCGGTGAGGCGGATATCACAAGGTCTAGAACGAGGAAACGTTtaccattcttcttcttctggtcattttTCATAACTCCCTCGCAGATTTCCTGACGTCAGCAAATTTAGATTAAGGAGATCCAAagctcactttttttttaataaaattgtatatatatgcaGCTGAGGTTGTGGCGGGATCGGCGGCATGGTTAGGACGTGGCCTTTCATGTGTTTGTGTTCAGGGAAGTCATGGCGACGCCCGTCCTTCTTTTGATCTAACACCTGCTCAGGTTCATTGTATCATAGTTTTGTTTTCtcataaaatgtaatttaaCTTCTGGTTATTATTGTATTCGAGTAGCTCATAACGTTTTATCGGTGATGATTGCAGGAGGAATGCTTGCAGAGGTTGCAAAGCCGCATTGATGTAGCATTTGACAGCTCAATTCCTCAGCATCAGGTTACCATTTGACTGTATAAAAGctagttcctttttttttctctctacaTGTTGGCTTCAGTAAGTCAAAACTGTAATATTGGTTGCTACTTCATATGCGTGTAGGAAGCTCTGAAGGATCTTTGGAAACTTTCCTTCCCTGAAGAAGAGCTGCACGGGATTGTATCTGAGCAGTGGAAGGAAATGGGTTGGCAGGGAAAAGATCCATCTACTGATTTCAGGTCATCTCTTTTTCATTATTCTTAGATCTATCCACTTTACTTGACCGATAGTGCAGCATCTGGCAGGGGTGGTGGTTTCGTATCTCTTGAAAACTTGTTGTACTTCGCCAAGAGATTCCCGGTATGCCTTTATAAAAAGTTGCAAATGATTTCAATTCCAGTGTCTGGACATGTTTTTGCTTGTCACCATCCCATTTCCATGATATATATCTATCAGGCAATGACATTTTGTTCTGTCATTTCTGTTTCCTGCAGAAATGCTTCCAGGACCTTCTGCGGAAGCAGGTTGGGGTTCGTTCTGTATGGGAATACCCGTTTGCCGTTGCTGGTATCAATATTACCTTCATGCTTATCCAGATGCTTGGCCTTGAGGCAGGTACAGTAACATTACTTATTGCATGCATATATGTTCACGTTTTGAGCATGCTCTTAGTTCAACATAATGAGTTCCTTACTAGCTAAAATAGCATAACCAGTCCTAGTTCCATAGTAGCTATCGATTGGGCATTTCCTTTGGTACTTATGTTAAGTACCTTATTTTGAGATATAACTCAGGTTCAGTAACAGTACTAACAATATATACCCTTCCATTTTTACAGCGAAACCACGGAGCATTGTTGGCGAAACATTTTTGAGATTCCTTTCGGGTAATTACCAGGCAATgctgattaaaaatattatttgttgtcACACAAGGTAGATTTATAAGTGTGTGTATCCTTTGGTTTGCATTGTTCGCAGTGAATGAATCTGCGTTTGACCTTCTTTATTGCATTGCCTTCAAGCTAATGGATCAGCAATGGCTCTCCATGCGTGCTTCATACATGGAATTTAACGTACGCACTTTCTTTAACCCTTTTCTTATGTCACTAGAAGTTTTAGATTCGAAGAAACACGATGCTTTATTTTGAGTCTAAACATAATAAGTGCACCAAATGATTAATGGTAAAGATTGTAATTTGtgtgaatatttggataaaaacaCAGACGGTAATGAAATCGACAAGGCGGCAACTGGAGAGAGAGATAATGGTGGAACACATTAGAGGTATTGAAGATATGCCA is part of the Raphanus sativus cultivar WK10039 chromosome 5, ASM80110v3, whole genome shotgun sequence genome and harbors:
- the LOC108863034 gene encoding uncharacterized protein LOC108863034 isoform X2, with amino-acid sequence MDDRGGSFVAVRRISQGLERGNVYHSSSAEVVAGSAAWLGRGLSCVCVQGSHGDARPSFDLTPAQEECLQRLQSRIDVAFDSSIPQHQEALKDLWKLSFPEEELHGIVSEQWKEMGWQGKDPSTDFRGGGFVSLENLLYFAKRFPKCFQDLLRKQVGVRSVWEYPFAVAGINITFMLIQMLGLEAAKPRSIVGETFLRFLSVNESAFDLLYCIAFKLMDQQWLSMRASYMEFNTVMKSTRRQLEREIMVEHIRGIEDMPSYSLLSYETL
- the LOC108863034 gene encoding uncharacterized protein LOC108863034 isoform X3, yielding MDDRGGSFVAVRRISQAEVVAGSAAWLGRGLSCVCVQGSHGDARPSFDLTPAQEECLQRLQSRIDVAFDSSIPQHQEALKDLWKLSFPEEELHGIVSEQWKEMGWQGKDPSTDFRGGGFVSLENLLYFAKRFPKCFQDLLRKQVGVRSVWEYPFAVAGINITFMLIQMLGLEAAKPRSIVGETFLRFLSVNESAFDLLYCIAFKLMDQQWLSMRASYMEFNTVMKSTRRQLEREIMVEHIRGIEDMPSYSLLSYETL
- the LOC108863034 gene encoding uncharacterized protein LOC108863034 isoform X1; this encodes MDDRGGSFVAVRRISQGLERGNVYHSSSSAEVVAGSAAWLGRGLSCVCVQGSHGDARPSFDLTPAQEECLQRLQSRIDVAFDSSIPQHQEALKDLWKLSFPEEELHGIVSEQWKEMGWQGKDPSTDFRGGGFVSLENLLYFAKRFPKCFQDLLRKQVGVRSVWEYPFAVAGINITFMLIQMLGLEAAKPRSIVGETFLRFLSVNESAFDLLYCIAFKLMDQQWLSMRASYMEFNTVMKSTRRQLEREIMVEHIRGIEDMPSYSLLSYETL